In one Leishmania panamensis strain MHOM/PA/94/PSC-1 chromosome 14 sequence genomic region, the following are encoded:
- a CDS encoding hypothetical protein (TriTrypDB/GeneDB-style sysID: LpmP.14.0620) gives MLFGQLVCYGCQRILTYPLGAVTCRCRLCNTINSAQNLQLTCGTCGQELHAPINTLALLCPCCGTVTDIPEELLPPLPTCVNLGGGAEEAKTIIYVSHPTLPPLPRADAQADVSTACPAGSRRASTHPKADGRTRSLSYPRRRLSSKEHEAAPPQRNKEEVVVDDHADGAREVRRAHNADRERRGTADSLAPDPEADASPVVSGTARLAALSRLAPTVMIATRIL, from the coding sequence ATGCTGTTTGGCCAGCTTGTCTGCTACGGGTGCCAGCGCATCCTCACCTACCCCCTCGGCGCCGTCacctgtcgctgccgcttgtGCAATACGATCAACTCGGCGCAAAACCTGCAGCTCACCTGCGGCACGTGTGGACAGGAGCTCCATGCGCCAATAAACACGCTAGCGCTGCTGTGTccgtgctgcggcaccgtAACCGACATCCCGGAGGAGTtactgccaccgctgccgaccTGCGTTAAccttggcggtggcgctgaagaagcgAAAACGATCATCTACGTCTCACACCCGACCcttccgcctctgccgcgtgcCGACGCCCAGGCCGACGTGAGTACCGCTTGCCCCGCTGGTTCGCGGAGGGCGTCGACACATCCCAAAGCTGATGGGCGAACGCGCTCGCTTTCTTACCCGCGGCGCCGTCTTTCGAGCAAGGAGCATGAGGCCGCGCCACCACAGAGGAACAAGGAGGAGGTCGTTGTCGATGACCACGCTGATGGCGCGCGCGAGGTCAGAAGAGCGCACAACGCAGATCGAGAGCGCAGAGGGACTGCTGATTCCTTGGCCCCGGACCCAGAAGCTGATGCATCGCCGGTGGTCAGCGGGACGGCGCGGCTGGCGGCTTTGAGTCGCCTGGCGCCAACGGTTATGATCGCGACGCGCATTCTGTAA